CGGCCGTCGTGCCGTTCGAGGTATTCAAGGGGGTCTTCGCCGGCGGCAACGATGTGGCTGAAGTCCATGACGATTCCCACGCCCGAGCCCGCCAGCCGGTCCGCCAGCAGTTCGGCGCGCTCCAGGTTCCAGCAGAACCTCAGGAAGTGCAGCGATTCGGTCCAGAGTTCTACGCCGAATTCAGCGGCGCGCTGCCCGGCATGGATGAGCTGGGCCGCGATGGTGTCCAGGTCCTCCTCGACGCTCCGGACCGGATTGTGGCCCAAGGCACCGCACGGAAGCACCAGCGCCTTCGCGCCGGTATTGGCCGCGAGGGTGAGCAGCGCCTCCAGGTGCCGTTCGCGGGCGCCCTGCCCGCCGGCGTCGAGCACTGCATTGAGGTCTCCGATGTCCCCGTTGACCGAGCGGACCCGCAGCCCGGAAGCGGCAACCTCCGCGGTGACAGCCGTGACGGCGTTCGCATCCAGTTCATACGGGACGTGGTCGCAGACGCCGGGAAGGGCGCCGAGGTCGATTTCTTCGAAGCCAAGGCCGCCGATGGTCCTCAGGGCCGTGACCAGGTCCTGGTGGCGGAAGCTGATGGACGAGCAGCCGAGTCGGGAGTTGAACATCTTCATTGATCCTCTGAAAGGGCGGGGTGATGTGAATCACTGTAT
Above is a window of Arthrobacter sp. FB24 DNA encoding:
- a CDS encoding sugar phosphate isomerase/epimerase family protein, translating into MFNSRLGCSSISFRHQDLVTALRTIGGLGFEEIDLGALPGVCDHVPYELDANAVTAVTAEVAASGLRVRSVNGDIGDLNAVLDAGGQGARERHLEALLTLAANTGAKALVLPCGALGHNPVRSVEEDLDTIAAQLIHAGQRAAEFGVELWTESLHFLRFCWNLERAELLADRLAGSGVGIVMDFSHIVAAGEDPLEYLERHDGRITHVHIRDAVPGNINLSIGSGQADFAAGLRSLAARGYTGHFSLELETRDVTHDERPAAAAKAASFITDLI